A region from the Lolium perenne isolate Kyuss_39 chromosome 4, Kyuss_2.0, whole genome shotgun sequence genome encodes:
- the LOC127297569 gene encoding SKP1-like protein 20 isoform X1 yields the protein MSESELSVIKPEALKTYIWLQCFDGSIQQVEEEVAMFCPMICREIVKNGTGSAKNHAIALPERVNPASLSLILDYCRFHQVPGRSNKERKSFDEKFVRIDTEKLCELTSAADSLQLKPLVDLTSRALARIIEGKTPEEIRDIFHLPDDLTEEEKLEPLKNINDDPRIRLLNRLYAKKRKELQERQKLKDIQVQQEHKDERSLDELLCFINGDGGSGGGKGGKSKKKNKRRKDAKNPPKADLEPVNKGEAACAVPCNVGIGNIPRAPCQTSDVQDDNEYPFEDGDLDDGLDPAMQEELDREVEDFARRLNSVWPERMHLGQERRIESQLIGGNDSLQRFSGFNHR from the exons ATGTCAGAAAGTGAGTTATCAGTAATAAAACCAGAG GCATTGAAGACTTATATTTGGCTTCAGTGCTTTGATGGATCCATACAGcaagtggaggaggaggttgcCATGTTCTGCCCTATGATTTGTCGAGAAATTGTGAAAAATGGCACCGGTTCTGCCAAAAATCACGCTATTGCTCTCCCGGAACGAGTTAATCCGGCAAGTTTAAGTTTGATTCTTGACTACTGCCGTTTTCATCAAGTCCCAGGGCGCTCCAACAAG GAGCGGAAGTCATTTGATGAAAAGTTTGTTAGGATAGACACAGAAAAACTGTGTGAGCTGACATCTGCAGCTGACAGTCTTCAACTAAAGCCATTGGTTGATCTTACCAGTCGAGCACTTGCTCGAATCATTGAAGGAAAGACACCTGAGGAAATCCGGGATATCTTTCACTTACCAGATGACTTAACAGAG GAAGAGAAATTGGAGCCTCTAAAAAACATAAATGATGACCCTAGGATTCGCTTATTGAATCGATTATATGCAAAGAAGCGGAAAGAACTGCAGGAGCGCCAGAAACTAAAG GATATTCAAGTACAGCAAGAGCACAAAGATGAGCGATCTTTGGATGAGTTATTATGTTTTATAAATGGGGATGGAG GTTCTGGAGGTGGGAAAGGTggcaagagtaagaaaaagaacaagagaaggaaggatgcaaagaaccccccaaaagcggaCCTTGAACCTGTAAATAAG GGGGAAGCTGCCTGTGCGGTTCCATGCAATGTGGGTATTGGTAATATTCCTAGAGCTCCTTGCCAAACTTCAGATGTGCAAGATGATAATGAGTACCCCTTTGAAGACGGTGACCTTGATGATGGACTTGATCCTGCAATGCAGGAAGAGCTTGATAG AGAAGTGGAAGATTTTGCAAGGAGGCTGAATTCTGTTTGGCCTGAGAGAATGCATTTGGGTCAAGAAAGAAGAATTGAGTCGCAACTGATTGGTGGTAATGATTCTCTGCAGAGATTTTCTG GGTTCAACCACAGGTGA
- the LOC127297569 gene encoding SKP1-like protein 20 isoform X2, protein MSESELSVIKPEALKTYIWLQCFDGSIQQVEEEVAMFCPMICREIVKNGTGSAKNHAIALPERVNPASLSLILDYCRFHQVPGRSNKERKSFDEKFVRIDTEKLCELTSAADSLQLKPLVDLTSRALARIIEGKTPEEIRDIFHLPDDLTEEEKLEPLKNINDDPRIRLLNRLYAKKRKELQERQKLKDIQVQQEHKDERSLDELLCFINGDGGSGGGKGGKSKKKNKRRKDAKNPPKADLEPVNKGEAACAVPCNVGIGNIPRAPCQTSDVQDDNEYPFEDGDLDDGLDPAMQEELDREVEDFARRLNSVWPERMHLGQERRIESQLIGGFNHR, encoded by the exons ATGTCAGAAAGTGAGTTATCAGTAATAAAACCAGAG GCATTGAAGACTTATATTTGGCTTCAGTGCTTTGATGGATCCATACAGcaagtggaggaggaggttgcCATGTTCTGCCCTATGATTTGTCGAGAAATTGTGAAAAATGGCACCGGTTCTGCCAAAAATCACGCTATTGCTCTCCCGGAACGAGTTAATCCGGCAAGTTTAAGTTTGATTCTTGACTACTGCCGTTTTCATCAAGTCCCAGGGCGCTCCAACAAG GAGCGGAAGTCATTTGATGAAAAGTTTGTTAGGATAGACACAGAAAAACTGTGTGAGCTGACATCTGCAGCTGACAGTCTTCAACTAAAGCCATTGGTTGATCTTACCAGTCGAGCACTTGCTCGAATCATTGAAGGAAAGACACCTGAGGAAATCCGGGATATCTTTCACTTACCAGATGACTTAACAGAG GAAGAGAAATTGGAGCCTCTAAAAAACATAAATGATGACCCTAGGATTCGCTTATTGAATCGATTATATGCAAAGAAGCGGAAAGAACTGCAGGAGCGCCAGAAACTAAAG GATATTCAAGTACAGCAAGAGCACAAAGATGAGCGATCTTTGGATGAGTTATTATGTTTTATAAATGGGGATGGAG GTTCTGGAGGTGGGAAAGGTggcaagagtaagaaaaagaacaagagaaggaaggatgcaaagaaccccccaaaagcggaCCTTGAACCTGTAAATAAG GGGGAAGCTGCCTGTGCGGTTCCATGCAATGTGGGTATTGGTAATATTCCTAGAGCTCCTTGCCAAACTTCAGATGTGCAAGATGATAATGAGTACCCCTTTGAAGACGGTGACCTTGATGATGGACTTGATCCTGCAATGCAGGAAGAGCTTGATAG AGAAGTGGAAGATTTTGCAAGGAGGCTGAATTCTGTTTGGCCTGAGAGAATGCATTTGGGTCAAGAAAGAAGAATTGAGTCGCAACTGATTGGTG GGTTCAACCACAGGTGA